The following proteins are encoded in a genomic region of Triticum dicoccoides isolate Atlit2015 ecotype Zavitan chromosome 1B, WEW_v2.0, whole genome shotgun sequence:
- the LOC119323534 gene encoding peroxidase 2-like yields the protein MMRTVAAVAVAVLLAAAVAAEASELKVGYYDKSCRGVENVVKWHVARAIKANRKSGAALVRLIFHDCFVRGCDASVLLDPTPENPNTEKTAPINIGLAAFDLLDDIKSAVEDRCPGVVSCADILIFAARDAASLLSNGHVHFDALAGRLDGVHSHAAEAQQDLPDSTFTIAELIQNFKRKNFTIEELVILSGAHAVGVGHCSSLRARLTAPADQILPAYRGLLAGKCAKGPDPIVPNNIRDEDAGAVAAAVPGFLPKLRKVKDFLDNSYYHNNLARIVTFNSDWQLLTEKEARGHVHEYADNGTLWDEDFSDSLVKLSKLPMPHGSKGEIRKMCRFVNHH from the exons atgatgaggacggtggcggcggtggcggtggccgtgCTGCTggctgcggcggtggcggcggaggcgagcgAGCTCAAGGTGGGGTACTACGACAAGAGCTGCCGGGGCGTGGAGAACGTGGTGAAGTGGCACGTCGCCAGGGCCATCAAGGCCAACCGCAAGAGCGGCGCAGCCCTCGTCCGCCTCAtcttccacgactgcttcgtcaGG GGTTGTGACGCGTCGGTTCTGCTGGACCCGACGCCGGAGAACCCCAACACGGAGAAGACGGCGCCGATCAACATCGGCCTGGCCGCCTTCGACCTGCTCGACGACATCAAGTCGGCGGTGGAGGACCGGTGCCCCGGCGTCGTCTCCTGCGCGGACATCCTCATCTTCGCCGCCCGCGACGCCGCCAGCCTGCTGAGCAACGGCCACGTCCACTTCGACGCCCTGGCGGGGCGCCTGGACGGCGTGCACTCCCACGCGGCGGAGGCGCAGCAGGACCTCCCCGACTCCACCTTCACCATCGCCGagctcatccagaacttcaagcgcAAGAACTTCACGATCGAGGAGCTGGTGATCCTGTCCGGCGCGCACGCCGTGGGCGTGGGCCACTGCTCGTCGCTGCGCGCCCGGCTCACGGCGCCCGCCGACCAGATCCTCCCGGCCTACCGGGGCCTCCTCGCCGGGAAGTGCGCCAAGGGCCCGGACCCCATCGTGCCCAACAACATCAGGGACGAGGACGCCGGCGCGGTGGCGGCCGCCGTCCCGGGGTTCCTCCCGAAGCTGAGGAAGGTCAAGGACTTCCTGGACAACAGCTACTACCACAACAACCTGGCGAGGATCGTCACCTTCAACTCCGACTGGCAGCTGCTGACGGAGAAGGAGGCGCGGGGCCACGTGCACGAGTACGCCGACAACGGCACGCTCTGGGACGAGGACTTCTCCGACTCGCTCGTCAAGCTCAGCAAGCTGCCCATGCCGCACGGCAGCAAGGGCGAGATCAGGAAGATGTGCCGCTTCGTCAACCACCACTGA